The genomic interval CATCAGATAAGCCCGAGGACTTCAAAATATCACTCACCATATCGAGTGCCTCTACTCGCCGAAAGTCTGACTTTGAACTTCCACATTTCTCCAAAAGGAAGCCAAAGAGATAACGCCCTATCCAAGGCCTTCTCCTAAATATTTCTTTCAAAAATTCAGATTTGATTTGAGACTTCTTACTGTTGAAATACTCTACCAGTATACCCTGGAAAATATCAAAAACTCTCAGCAGCTCAGACTCTGCAAAATTTCTTGCATCAATGATCTTCAGAATCCAGAAGGTAGAACTCTGTGCAAGGGAAACAATCATTTTCTGTCGGTTCCATGAGGCTGACTGCTTCTTCTTTGACGGGTTGGCAGCAGATTTCTTTCTCTTGATTGGTTTTGAAGCCAACTTCAAATTTCTCTGCAACAATGATTCTAGAGTAGATATTTGAACATCTTCACCCTTGGGATGGTCCTTTGCTttgaatattttcttttgtagaaTTCCCCAAATGCGCTGTCCAAGCTGCTCACTACTTTCTGCGGTATGCGGTTCAACAAATGCACGAGCCAAATTTGAGTAGACCAACAAAACCTGTGGCTTATCTGTTCAATCAAGAATCAGAATTAGAACAAAAAAACCAAAAGGACGACATTGGAAATGAAAAATTAAGAGTTCAACATATATACTGATGACACTTTCTGCAATGCAGCTATCATTACAACCCACTTGCCTGGATTTTCATGCAGGTAAATTTCTAGCAAAGAAAGAACACGAAGCTTAAACAGCATGAGTTGCTGATGAGCAGTGTCTCCCCCAGCCAGATTCTTTCGCTCCTTGAAGATCCGAGCAAGATAAGTATCCATCCGGAACATAGCATCATCATCCATTCCTCCATCTGATTCATCAGACGTCTCAGGCATTTCGGTGGTAACTTCCTCAATCCCATCAACAGCCTCTGAGTCAGCCTCAGAGTCGGCCTCAGACTCGTCTGTCTGCTCATCACTTTCAACTGTTTCACCAGTCTCAGCTCTATCAATGgcctcatcttcttcaatgTTAAGAAAATCTTCATCCTCTTCATCGTCAATGTCTTCACTATCAGCATCCTGATGTCTCGCAGGTTTCAAGTTCTTCCTAATGACCCTCAACATCCGCAGCAGACCATCATCCGTGATGTCAATACAGAAGTATTTAAAAACCTACAATAAATGTATGCCAAGTAAATAATCACATCAATTTTAGCTTGGAAAAGTGACACTTCTTGTCCAGACACTGTCCACATCTATAACATGGCCAGATGCAGTAACATTATTTTCAAAATCTACACCTTCCTGCAATCTACTTTATCATAATATTTGTGTTTATATGAGGCAAAAACCCCATTGAGGTATCAATGGCACTGCATGATTATAACAAAGAGAACTCCTGCCCAAGTACAGAATAGTTTGGAACACAAAAGGCCTAGATATTTTCAAATGCCAAAATCCCAAAATTTCAATGTCATACCTGCAATCTACTTTATCATAATATTTGTGTTTATATGAGGCAAAAACCCCATTGAGGTATCAATGGCACTGCATGATTATAACAAAGAGAACTCCTGCCCAAGTACAGAATAGTTTGGAACACAAAAGGCCTAGATATTTTCAAATGCCAAAATCCCAAAATTTCAATGTCATACCTGCTCAATAGCAGTTCGCATAGGAGCAGATGACTGTGGCAGCAATGAGAGTAGTGTATCCACAAGAACATCCATTACTGCAGGTGCATCATCACCATCTAAGTAGTCTTCTCCACTGGAATCAACAAGATCAACAACATGGAACGCCTTTTTACAACATATAATAAGCTCAGATACTGCTATTAAGAATTCTTTAGGTCGAAGGAGCATTTGCAAAAGCAGCTGGATGAGCAAGTATCTCAGTGCGTGCAACCTATTTGCCTCGCTGCTAAGCCCACAATTCTTTTCCTGCCATCATCAAAGTAACTACTAAGTGAAGATATAGCAGTTAAGCAACTGGGCTAAAATAAGAGGCTCATATATGTAactatttttatcattcaagACATGAGCTTATATATGTAACTATTATCATTCAAGACAAGAGCTTATACCTTACTATGAATATtttaattgaacaaaaatattaaaaaaattcaagaaaataaACACTTCAAAAACCTCAACCATTTGCAAGCCTTTAGAAAAGCAAAAAATTGCAAAATCATTCCGCCACTCTATTAAATTATTCTCGATGCATAAACTTGAAATAACCCCTCCTCCCCTCTCTCACAATGTGTTTCGACTTaaaaagggggggggggggagaaaGTACCTCTTTAGAAAGTGAAGTTTCCATAGCTTGCAACTTTTTCAATGTGTTCTCTTCCTCGGTATCCAAAGGTCGAAAGAGAGAAATTGAAGGAATGTTGCACAAAGTGCTAAGAAACCGCATGAAGTATGTCCCTAGATCATTAGACTCGAGTCGATTTGACAAACCACGAGGACCTTCTCCTTTTTGAGAATTTGCCAACAATAACTGGAGTTGCTCGATACACATCCTGCAAAGAGCACTGGAGGTGGCTGCTTTTGGCCACCTAAATTTCTCTTGTAATTCAAAGGATGTCACTTCAGTGCCAAGAGACGCAGTGAACAGACCCTGAACAGCTAAAAACTTCAAAATCTCTTTTTGAACTCTAAACTTAGCTTCTGGTTCTAGTTTCAAATTTTTCAATATACAGGGGAGGGATTCCACTATCCATGCTTTCAGAATATCCAAATTACCCACTGCAACAGAGTCCTTGTCTTCAATAGAACCTATCTCTGAATTGTCATCTGTTGTTATACTCTGATCGGAAGGTTCATCAGAAGCATGACTCTCATCCACAAACATGTTCAACAAGTTTTGAATAAACAGCATGCAACCTGATTCTGTTCTGAAGTCTCCCATCAAATCCTTGACTGTTTTTGTCCGTGTGATACAATCAAATTTACCATTGCTGTGTTTCTGTAGGGCCATAATGACAGAAACCCTTTTGACATCATCATCCCCAACCCATTCTGATAATGTCTTGATAAAGTTTTGCACAATTTTCTTGAGCCAAGCATCTGTTGTTGGAAGCACATCGGTCATGCACTGAACAACTTTGTAAGATAAACAAATTGGTATATAAGAGGCAGGCAACCTCGGTAGGAGAAGAAGCAGAACGTCAAAGGCCAAATGTTTTCGATCATGAGATGATGGGAGAAGGGATCCCTCAATAATCACCTCACAGAAGCACTGGAAATTCTTTGCAATATCTACATCTGAAGAGCTAGACTTCCGATTCTTTTTGTGCTTCTTTAAGGAATTTGAAATAGACAGTGCATCTTCAGTCTGTAAAACTCTATCTGGCAATAAAATATTCACTAGAACAGGCCAAACACTGTGAATGCGTGGCTGACAAAAGGTAGATTCCTGAGCAAAATACAgcataaaaacatgttaagaagatatttttttctaattccaATTGCAGACAGTGACAAGTATGCACACCACACATAGATAGTAGACTACAGCATAAAAGAACAGTACCTTTAAACTGTTAGCAAGAGAAGACAGGTGATCAGCAGAGAACAGTTTGTTGGGAATGAATGGGTCTGGCAGAAGTTTCCCAAATTTTGCACTGTCCACAGAAACCTTTTCTCCAATTTTCAGAGCCAAAAGCAAAGCATCAGGATTTCCAATTTCTATAGCTCCTTCGAACCATTCTTGAAGCCCTGGAGCCTCTAGTATATGAACCAACAAGGATTCTGGGGGTAACTGCAAATAAGGAATGCACATCCTGAAAGTTATTAAATCTATAACAACGTACCACAAGCTACCTACTTTACATCAAAACTAATCAGGTTAAATGACATAAGGAGGGAGAAGTCAGAATAAAGTGGTGGAAACTTAAACAAAAACCCTACAAATATCCATTCTCTGTCTCCCTGTTTCCAACACTTTAAAGGAACATCAGAATGTTCGAGCAAAGCTTTATTGCCAAGGGGAGGAAGGTTGGCTTCAGTCCAATCCGCATTGAGTAGCTTCCACAATAACAATCTGTCTCCTTTTGAGATTCTTATCATTGGGCAAAGGTTGGAGGGATTAATAGAGAATGCTTGCAAAAGGGATATCATAGTCACATGCTAAGTGGGAATTTGTGGGTCATGTGGAGGAAAGGTCAGGTAGAAACCTTGGTAAAAAAGATTATCCTTGGCGAGGATACATTCATGAAACCTTGCAACTAACAACGATAGCAAGATCTGTTAATATTGTTAATAAAAActgttttcattttcataaaaAGCCTTAAGTTCTTAGAATTTAAAGACCTGACTTGGTTCGAACTACAAGCACGAATGCCCTATAAGCGAACAAACAAGGAACATCTGCAATCAAGCTTCTGCAACTGTCCCATTAACATATGCTTTACATTCAGAAACTATCTGACCAAATCAAGGGCCATTTCAATTTACTATTTCAGCCTAACTTAGTATGCAAGTACAGGGACAAATGCCGAATTAAGCATCTGgaaagcaaattaaatgaagtGTTTTAAATCTACAATAAGACAAATCTAGTAAGGCTTAGTTTGGTATTGAGTTTTGAGGAAAATAAGCAATTATATTTAACTCATAATGGGTTTTTCTGTTTGGTAAGTTTTATATAATCTgcttatttataaaatttagtCTTAAAAACCACGATTTTAAAAAGTAGGTGAGACCTGCTTATTTAAAACTGAGTTTTCCATTTTTAAGTTTTCCACTTCAAACCTAAACTGGGCTTAGAGACGACCTAGTCTGAGTGCTGAACTATATATGTCCAAGGATTTGATGGAAAGTAAGGTAATCCAGATATCAACTAAATCTATGGATTTTGGTTGGCAAATCCACAGTTCATCGCGTAATTACTCAGGTCACCACTAACATGTActttcaaaataaataaatctattccaaaacatttaacaacagaAGAAGAGTGGAAAAGATCAATAGTTGTGATGTATTGGTGATGAAATAACAACtagggtatatatatattttttttttcaaacagagtCCTTACCTTTTCAATCAAGTCCAAAATGACTGATATGGCAGGCTCTTGCAAGTATCTCTTCTTTGATGCAAGAGCAATGAGAACACTAGTGAATTCCTTTATGTAAGGCGTATTTCTATCAGAAACCCACTCCTCAATTAGTCTTCCTGATCTTCCAAGAGCACCATAAGCAAATAAACGACCCAAAAGACGATCCCTTTGTTCCTGCAATTCCAAGCGGAAGCAAGTTATTTGACACAGGGAAGATGGGTGGGGGCAGATCAAAGAATTAATAGACACACACAGATATGATCATGCTTACCTGACCCTTCATTGATGAAGTGACCTCTAAGAAATCAACTATGAGTTTCAGTAATGAGTCCACCTTGATGCTGCGAATGGTACTTAGTACAACAGTTAAACCAATTGCAAATCCCTGTCTTGCACactgtgaaagaaacaaaatcaggGTAGAAAGTTAGTCACATAAGCTCCACAAGGTGTTTAACAACATCATGTATAAAATCATGCACAACAGCTCAAGGATGTCCTAAAACCAGAAAATCATGTATGCATGGCATGCGACTAAACGATGCAATCCTAGTAAGTTTTATCCATCATGCATCTATATTAAAGTCATCAATTTTAACCATTCACATTGCGTCACGCCATGCACTGAAGACTCTCTGGTTCTAAAACATCCATTAACTTGTACCTTCATGCACAAGGATGTTCAAAGGTCATCAAGTTAACAGCAGAACCTAATAATTTCCAAGTCCTAATGTTCCATTagatgaaataaaaaaagaaatctcTAAAGTCATACCGCATCTTAAATAAAGTTAAAACACTAAAAATACTGCAAGAAACCACGCAAGAGATCACAATGATTTCATTATAGTTCACAGGCACAAGTATAAGTTTTGTTCATCGAAAActcaaaaaaagaaggaaggaCCTCTCTGGATGAAGAAACACCACGAATGAGCCTCCGCAAAGCATATCTCAACGACGGCGCACAGCCATTCAAGCCGTCATCCTTCTCGGCCTCCAGCTTCACTCCCCCGCCTTCCACCAACTCCTTATTCTCAAGCCCCTCATAGGCCCTCTGCACTCGTATCAGCTCCGTCGCCAGAGCCTCCACCGCCGCCTCTCTCACCGCCGCATCGGCGGCAGCCAAGTCCTTGAACACGCCGACGTGGAACTCCGGCAGCACAGTGGGTTTCAGTTCTGGTACGTCATCATCGACGGACGGTTTGGGCTTGGGTTCGGGTTCGGgttcggcggcggcggcgtgGAGGCGTCTCTCTTTGTCCACGGCTTTCCGTTTCTTCTGCTTCTCCATGGGCTTGGCATCGGCTTCCATTGGTTTGGGGGGTTTGGATTCTTCAGaggcttttcttttcttcttgtgGCTCTGGATTGGTTTCTGGgcatttgaatttgattctACCTCCATTGGTTCTGGTTTGCTTGCTTCACTCACTCTTCACTGTGCTTAAACTCTCGGCGGGTTTAGAGAGCGACTCAGAGCTGAGAAAAGCATATTAGGGTTTAGCGCTTGATGATTTGAGTGGGGACTCAAATTTGGGAAGgcctaaaaaatattttaatattttaattcttttattaaaaaataataaattatagGAAAGATGACGATACGACCAAATTTGATAACATCTTgatcaaatttaatttaaaattaaaatatttttaagggaattatatataattataatttataaatacatTTATATTAAGAAGAAACATGCTCAAGTGACATTTAGGAGAAATCTcaattaatattattaaatAGAATATGTGCTATAAAATATAAGAGAATACATAAAGTCTTAACCTTATCTTTCAGATGTGAAATCCTACTCTTACATagaatatatttaaaatataagaCTAAGTACTTTAGTTTAACTTCTACGAATACTAACCACAATTATGAAAAACCAATTCTTcacaacactcccccttgtgtgtGTTGACGCAGAGTATGGTGCTTTCATGTTGCCTCACTAAAACCTTGCTAAGTAACAAAAATCATCAAGGGCGAAACAAACCTTGGTCGAAaggaaaagagcacaacacaccacTTCATGTCTTGTAATAATCATTGGCATGTAAGACAGCTAGATAGCTCCCACTCGGTGTTCCCGCACTCCCCCTGAAGTTTGGATTAGTCTTTCTAGATATCAAAAGACATTTTCCTTCAGATGCATTTAACATGCTTCTCACACGTGGATCTTGGAAGCAACTTTGTGAACAAGTGTGCTATGTTTTCTTCTAAACGAACCTGCTTCACTTAGATTTTTAGGAACTTTATCTTGTTGTTATtgattgtagaagaactttgGCACAATATACTTCATTTTATCACCTTTGATGAAACCCTGGTTGATTTTGTCATACCACTGTCACAATATATCAAGAACGCTATcttaggggtgttaattgaaaaccgaaaaccgaaaaataaccaaaccataaccgaaccataaccgaaaaaaaccgaagaaaaaaaaaccgcactAAACTgcaaaaaaaccgcaccaaaccgaaagatttggtgtggttttggtttgggatgtttggaaaccgaaaccgaaccgaaaaaccgaatatatatatatatatatatatatattataaagaaattatattatttatagatatatttaatatacataattaaatatgttatcgatcgagacccaaactttatcaaaaatcggtgaattttttaccatatctgtatttatatatgctgatcacatccgacggtcgaaatttaataatttgaattttagatattggaaccacaacatgtctactaatgtggtataacttgtttagtggtctttttgcaaatgtatgcagttgtgaagcaactatatcttataaatagaattttgcaaatctgtccgcatgatgcgttacgtatagtgaaatatggttatggtaaaaaaaatcacatattttcgataacgtttgtgtcccgatcgaggcggtcaaccatttttacgcttattatcccctatagGTAGCCTTATCTcaggaacgtaaaatttttgaaaattttacacgagctgctacatcacatatatgtgagagtgtgtgcatgaaaaaatccaccaaaactagtcaagaaggacggggtaagaacaaattcacttaattagatgaaattaagttaatgttgaccacatcgatcgagacccaaatataatcaaaattagataaattttttaccatatccgtatttaaatatgctgatcacatctgacggtcaaaatttaagattttgaattttagacattagaaccacaacatgcctactaatgtggtataacttgtttagtgtcTTTTtacaaatgtatgcatttgtgaagcaactatatattataaatagaattttgtaaatctgtccgcatgatgcgttacgtatagtgaaatattattgtggtaaaaaaatcacatattttcgataacgtttgtgtcccgatcaagGCGGTCAAccttttttacgcttattatcccatatgggcctatgggtagccctatccctggaaggtaaaatttttgaaaattttacacaagctgctacatcacatagatgtgagagtgtgtgcgtgaaagaatccaccaaaactagtcaagaaggagggggtaagaatgaattcacacttaattagatgaaattaagttaatgttgaccacatcgatcgagacccaaattttatcaaaattagatgaattttttaccatatccgtatttaaatatgctgatcacatctaacggtcaaaatttaatattttgaattttagacattggaaccacaacatgcctactaatgtggtataacttgtttagtggctttttgcaattgtatgcatttgtgaagcaactatatcttgtaaatagaattttgcaaatctgtccgcatgttctttttatttcgttaagaataaagtagatagacaaggaaagaaactctgattttctttacaaaataaccgaaagaaaaaccgatataaaccagagaaaaaccaaaccaaaccaaaccgaacacaattggtttttgaaaaaaaaaagtgaaaaaccaaaccgaaccaaaccgaataaatagaacggtttggtgttcggtatcacctataaaccgcACCATTCACACTGATTAACACCCCTACGCTATCTTCAGGCTCTTACAACAATGGATCTAGATATACTCCTACAAAGGGCCGAGCGACGAGGCTTTCCCGGAATGATCGGCTCGTTGGACTAATACAAATTACCAAGAAAGTACTATTGGTCGTGGAATTACCAATAACAATAAAGAAAGAAGACGAGAACAATGCTTTGAAGAAAACTATTTTTTATTCGATATCGTGGAAAAAATTACAACTTTCCCTCACAATACCCCTAAAACAGATTCACAAATCTGTTTCACTCTTTATGCTTCATAACTCAGTTAAAACATCTCTATGCTTAGAACTCagctaaacatatatatatatagactccTCAACTAACCTAGAAACTAATTTTCTGAATATTTAGAAAACTATTTTCTGAATATATGATAAGGTAGCTTTAGCGGCAAAACGAGAAAGCCAACTATTGTCATGGAAGCTGTGGCAGGTCCTAACATTTGGATCTGACATGCTTTCTTTGAAATACCAGAAGCCCAAAATGACCTCACTGTTCTCAGTTGCTCCCCACTATTTGATGTTATCACAGTTGGTCAGTCATCTCAAATGAACTATTATGTCAATGAGACTCCTTATGAGAGTTTGGATACTACCTCGCTTATGGCATTTACCCTAAGTGGGTTGTCATATCCCGGAAAGGAAAATGACCGTATTGAAATGGTAAAATAGAAAGTGAACAAGCGAACAAACGAACGTAGTTCGACTTAAACACTCGATAACTAAAAACTGCTTAAATTTTTCGCGAAAGAAAACGAGCTGACAAGTTTACAACGAAAGAAACCTTTACGTTTCCAACACAAAAGATTATTTACAAGGATATATGCGAGCTATACAACAAGGTTTCAAACAATGGAAGAAGAAGTGAG from Argentina anserina chromosome 2, drPotAnse1.1, whole genome shotgun sequence carries:
- the LOC126783511 gene encoding rDNA transcriptional regulator pol5, coding for MEVESNSNAQKPIQSHKKKRKASEESKPPKPMEADAKPMEKQKKRKAVDKERRLHAAAAEPEPEPKPKPSVDDDVPELKPTVLPEFHVGVFKDLAAADAAVREAAVEALATELIRVQRAYEGLENKELVEGGGVKLEAEKDDGLNGCAPSLRYALRRLIRGVSSSRECARQGFAIGLTVVLSTIRSIKVDSLLKLIVDFLEVTSSMKGQEQRDRLLGRLFAYGALGRSGRLIEEWVSDRNTPYIKEFTSVLIALASKKRYLQEPAISVILDLIEKLPPESLLVHILEAPGLQEWFEGAIEIGNPDALLLALKIGEKVSVDSAKFGKLLPDPFIPNKLFSADHLSSLANSLKESTFCQPRIHSVWPVLVNILLPDRVLQTEDALSISNSLKKHKKNRKSSSSDVDIAKNFQCFCEVIIEGSLLPSSHDRKHLAFDVLLLLLPRLPASYIPICLSYKVVQCMTDVLPTTDAWLKKIVQNFIKTLSEWVGDDDVKRVSVIMALQKHSNGKFDCITRTKTVKDLMGDFRTESGCMLFIQNLLNMFVDESHASDEPSDQSITTDDNSEIGSIEDKDSVAVGNLDILKAWIVESLPCILKNLKLEPEAKFRVQKEILKFLAVQGLFTASLGTEVTSFELQEKFRWPKAATSSALCRMCIEQLQLLLANSQKGEGPRGLSNRLESNDLGTYFMRFLSTLCNIPSISLFRPLDTEEENTLKKLQAMETSLSKEEKNCGLSSEANRLHALRYLLIQLLLQMLLRPKEFLIAVSELIICCKKAFHVVDLVDSSGEDYLDGDDAPAVMDVLVDTLLSLLPQSSAPMRTAIEQVFKYFCIDITDDGLLRMLRVIRKNLKPARHQDADSEDIDDEEDEDFLNIEEDEAIDRAETGETVESDEQTDESEADSEADSEAVDGIEEVTTEMPETSDESDGGMDDDAMFRMDTYLARIFKERKNLAGGDTAHQQLMLFKLRVLSLLEIYLHENPDKPQVLLVYSNLARAFVEPHTAESSEQLGQRIWGILQKKIFKAKDHPKGEDVQISTLESLLQRNLKLASKPIKRKKSAANPSKKKQSASWNRQKMIVSLAQSSTFWILKIIDARNFAESELLRVFDIFQGILVEYFNSKKSQIKSEFLKEIFRRRPWIGRYLFGFLLEKCGSSKSDFRRVEALDMVSDILKSSGLSDGSGQEALKKIMKSHLQKLCQLIEQLLTNMPEKQSRRAEVRKFCGKIFQMVATLKLSKSFFKNLAPDAHAKCESQLGDQFKNLKNQAKE